A part of Leishmania panamensis strain MHOM/PA/94/PSC-1 chromosome 34 sequence genomic DNA contains:
- a CDS encoding coatomer zeta subunit, putative (TriTrypDB/GeneDB-style sysID: LpmP.34.0090): MAFLHRVQAVVALDNTGSRIFAKYFIGDDTPESSKALAPLEKQRSLEHSIFQAIHDPRRGNHVAYENDILVVEGHITVFHVSEDVTITVIGAGSENEVVLSNVLMGLVDALRQELNTPSLTVRLLLENYCALLMTVDEMLDEGIILETDSATVANDLEPYLVDVSNDTARAALTGVNKYLRDNL, translated from the coding sequence TCTTTGCCAAGTACTTTATCGGGGACGACACTCCCGAGTCTTCTAAGGCGCTAGCGCCTCTTGAAAAGCAGCGCTCGCTGGAGCATTCTATCTTTCAAGCCATTCATGACCCCCGACGGGGCAACCACGTCGCCTACGAGAACGATATTCTCGTTGTGGAAGGGCACATCACCGTCTTCCACGTCAGCGAAGATGTGACAATCACTGTCATTGGCGCCGGCTCTGAGAATGAAGTGGTGCTGTCCAACGTGTTGATGGGTCTGGTAGACGCATTGCGCCAAGAGCTTAACACACCCTCTCTGACAGTGCGTCTGTTACTAGAGAATTACTGCGCTCTTCTTATGACAGTCGATGAGATGCTGGATGAGGGAATTATCCTAGAAACGGACTCGGCCACCGTCGCGAATGACTTGGAGCCGTACTTGGTCGACGTTAGCAACGACACAGCGCGAGCCGCCCTCACTGGCGTCAACAAGTACCTGCGTGATAACTTGTAG